GATTCAATACCTATTTTTGCATCTTCTACTCCTCAACAATCTTTAACATCGATTCTAAAGTAATCAGCTGCTTTTAAAAAGATTTCAGGATTTGGTTTATGTTTTAAAATATTTTTTGGATTTACTAAGTAATCAAATAATTCAATAATATTTGCTTGTTCCAAAATAAATTTTGAATTGCTACTAGTTGATGCCATAGCAATTAAAATATTTTGTTCTTTTAAGATTTTAATAAATTTTATTGTTCCTTCATAGATTTTAATGTTATTTTTTTGTTTTAAGTGATTTAAATAAACTTTATTTTTTTCAAAAATAATTTCCTTTTTTTCTTTTTTTGAAAACTCTCTTTTACTTATAAATGATTTTAAAATTAATTCTAAACTATCTTTTCTTGAAAGTCCTCTAAATTTATTTAAAAAACTTTCATCTAAATTAATATTTAACTTTTTATTTGCAACTTCTTTTCAAGATCAATAATGTAAATATGCAGTATCACTAATAACACCATCACAATCAAAAATAACTAATTTTGGAAATTTCATTATAATTGAATTTCCAAAATTAGTTATTAATTGGTACATTTTTTGATTGTGTTTAATATTTACATTATCACCTGATATTTTTTGCAAATATAAAATTTTATTTTTTAATTTAAAATTAATTATTGCAGATTGATATTCAATATTAATAGAATAAGAATTTATTTGATCATTAAATACAGGATCAATCATTAAAAATTCTTCTTCAATGTTAAATAATCCATAAATAACAAACATTCTAACTCCACCCATATTTGCCATATGTAATCCTCTATCTGTATTTTTATGAGTGTCATATAAATCAAGATTAATTGACTCTTTAAAATATTTAAAGCCAAAGTCTTTAATTTTTAGTCTGACTGCCATTATTGCATATACACACTTAGAACGTGATGAATCAGCTGTATCGGTTTTATCATAAAACTCTCAATTATTAATCATTGTTTCTTTATCAACTTTGTCATAAAAAAACATATTTGCCGAAACAACATCTGCTTGTTTTGTAACTCTTAGTGTATTTATTGATAAAGAATGTAAAGTTCTTAAAAAAGGCTTATATTTTTCAATATACTCTTTTGTAACTGGCTTTCTTTTTAAGAAATTATCGTGTTGTGGATTTAAATTCAATTCTTTATTATAAGGAATTAAAATAACATTTGCTAAATTTTCAAATTCCTTTAATTCCTCTTCAGTAATTTTAAGTTGTTCTTTTTTTTGATTATAGAGATTTATGTTTTTTTCTTTTAACATTTTAAAACTTTTATTTGCTCATTTTAAATTATATTGAGCAACACAATTTGTTCAATAATCATCATTTACAAGAATTTGATATTCATCTGGTCCTGTAACTGAATTAATATGTCCAACTCCATCAGTTACAACAATTTTATCTTCTCAAACTCTTGCAGTTTCAATTAAAATATCTAAACCATAATTAAATAAAAAATCATAATCTTTTGTTGCTTTAAAATAATTTATTATTGTAAAACAAATATCTCCATTGATATGATATTGAGCAGTTCCAGCTGGAAAATATGTGCTTGTTTCATCTCCATTTATTGTTCTTCAAGTAAATAAAGCACCTTTTGGGTGAGCTAAAAGTTTTGCTCTTTTTCTTGCACTATCTAAAGTATTATATCTAAACATTAACATTAATTTTGCAAGTGTTGGATCAAATAATGTTAAAGCAATGGCAATATAAATTTCTGAATCTCAAAAATAATGACCAGCATATCCTTCTCCTGTTAATCCTTTTGCAGCAACATTTGTTCAAGCTAATTTTCCAATATTTGTATAAAGTTGAAACATATTAAAATTATTTGCTAATAATAAATTTTGATTATTTTCTCCAAAATTACAGTTTGCTCTTTTTCAAAAATCTATAAAAAAATCTTCTTGTTGTTTTAAATAAAATTGATAATTATTTTTTGCAAATTCCATTAACTTTACTTTTGCTACGTTTATAGTTGGTTTTGAATAGTTTTGTTCATACAAAACACTAATTTTATCAATTATAATAGTTTCATTTAAAATTTTTTTTAATAATAAGTTTTCTCTTCATATTCAGAAAAATTAAATGAATTTAAGCCACTAATTTTTGTTGCATAAACAACTTTTTGATTTGACTTTAATGTTTTATAAACAATACTTTGAAAACTATTTGAAGATTCTCTTTCAATTTTATTAAAACTTTTTTGATCTTTTAATAAAGCTCTTGGGTCATTTGGTATGCCTTTATCTGTTGATGTTTCTTTAAAAATTAGTGGAAAATTAATTTTTACCTCTTTTTCACTTTTAAATGAAGTTGTAAAACTTATTTGTTGCAAAAATAATTCATAACTTATTTGAGATAATAATTTAGAAAAATAAAAATCTATATATTCTTCATCATTTAAGTTAAATCTATATTTTCTAACAATTTGACCAGATTGCATTTGATATTCAATAGAATAATTTGATGCTTTAGTTGGATCAAATAAAATTCTTTTATCATCAATATATATTTCCAAATTTTGAATATTGATTAATGGCATCATTCTTTGATATAAATCTGGATATCCTGTATATTTAGCTGCATATTGAATGTCAAAATAATCATAAAAAGCATTAATATAAGTGCCTTCAATTGAACTATTTTTATTCAAAATTTCCTCTTCAAATGAACCTCTAATTCCAATATAACCATTTGATATTGAGAAAATTAATTCTTCAACTTTTCTATTTTCAATTTTAAATTCTTTTTTTTCTATAAGTAATTCCATACTAACCTCCTTATAAATATTTTATTAAATAAAAGTAAATTTAAAGAGATTAAATAGTTTTAGTTGTATATACAAATAATTTAAAATTAAAAAAATGACTAGATTAAGTCATTTTCTTTTTTAATTCCTCACTATTTATACAGTCACTATCATTTCAATTTGCTAGTAGATTTATATAATTCATAAGTTCATATCCTTTATATATATCAATCAAATTATGTTTCTTTATTAATTCAAATTTTAAGTTAATATTCTTTCTTTTTCTTAAATGACCTCTAAAAAACTTCATTACATCTCTTACAATATCATAATTTTCATATTCATCTCCATATTTTTTCATAAATGTTTTAATTATTTCACTTACTTTATGCTTGTAAGATAAAACAGGATAGTATTTTGTATCATAAAAAAAATCATATACATCAATAAATTTAGAAGACATGCTTTCTAAATTTATCATAAAATTTTCAAAATTATTTGAAAAGAAAGATAAGGCTTGAACTTCTTGAAATTTAGACATGTAAAGTAACTCATCAATATTATTTTCCTTAATATATTGAGCAATTACAAAACTCATTTTTTCAAGTTCATTCATTAATTTTTTTTGATTTTTTCAAGTATTTGTAAATTGATAAACAAATTCATTTGATAAAATAAATTGATTTTTTTCCTCATTAAATTCCAAAATTCCCATACCAACAGTATATGGTATGTCATTAATTGTAATTTTTGGAAATTTAATTTTATATTGTTGATAAAACTGAAATGATTCAAAATCAATAATACATATTTTTTTTAATTTATGTTTTACCCCATTTATATAACATAGAAATTAAATTTCTATGCTTAAAATAATTATAAATTAAAATAAAATAAATTTAAAAAGGTTAGAAAGAGGAAATTTATTTTATCAATAAAATTTAATTTTACTAATGCAAAATTTTATTAATTTTGATTATAATTACAAACAATTTAATAAAAAAAATGTTGTAAAAATTATTAAAGTAAATTTTGATAAAAAAATAAAACCAAAGGTTTTATTTTTCATTAGTTAAAATTTTAACTGATTTGTCACTATCTGGATTTTTTGCTTTTTGTAATTTATTTTGAATATGATATTTTAAAAATCCTACTGGAACTAATAAAATTACAAGTAAAATCATAACAATTGGTTTTCATATATCTTTAAGTTCAATTCCTGTTAACAATAACATAAATGAACCAATTAAAGTTAAAATACAAGTTATATATGAAAATACAACAAATACTCAAAATAATCAATTTTTATATATTTTTTTATAATTTTGGTCTTTTAATCTTAAGTAAACTATGTTTGTTGTCATTAATATTTTTAATGAACTTACTGCAAGTGAAAAGTAACCTAATAATTCTCTTATTTCATTAAACATAATATAAATTGATGCAATAGCCATTAATAATAACATTGAGTACATTGGTCTTCCTGATCATTTTGAAAGTTTTAAGAAATGATGACTTAAATCTTTTTCTTCTGACATTTTTTGAACTAAACTTGTTTGGTATACTAGATAAGCATTGATACCACCAATAAATAAAACAATTGCAACTGAATT
This genomic window from Spiroplasma taiwanense CT-1 contains:
- a CDS encoding glycoside hydrolase family 65 protein, whose product is MELLIEKKEFKIENRKVEELIFSISNGYIGIRGSFEEEILNKNSSIEGTYINAFYDYFDIQYAAKYTGYPDLYQRMMPLINIQNLEIYIDDKRILFDPTKASNYSIEYQMQSGQIVRKYRFNLNDEEYIDFYFSKLLSQISYELFLQQISFTTSFKSEKEVKINFPLIFKETSTDKGIPNDPRALLKDQKSFNKIERESSNSFQSIVYKTLKSNQKVVYATKISGLNSFNFSEYEEKTYY
- the pgmB gene encoding beta-phosphoglucomutase, whose amino-acid sequence is MYEQNYSKPTINVAKVKLMEFAKNNYQFYLKQQEDFFIDFWKRANCNFGENNQNLLLANNFNMFQLYTNIGKLAWTNVAAKGLTGEGYAGHYFWDSEIYIAIALTLFDPTLAKLMLMFRYNTLDSARKRAKLLAHPKGALFTWRTINGDETSTYFPAGTAQYHINGDICFTIINYFKATKDYDFLFNYGLDILIETARVWEDKIVVTDGVGHINSVTGPDEYQILVNDDYWTNCVAQYNLKWANKSFKMLKEKNINLYNQKKEQLKITEEELKEFENLANVILIPYNKELNLNPQHDNFLKRKPVTKEYIEKYKPFLRTLHSLSINTLRVTKQADVVSANMFFYDKVDKETMINNWEFYDKTDTADSSRSKCVYAIMAVRLKIKDFGFKYFKESINLDLYDTHKNTDRGLHMANMGGVRMFVIYGLFNIEEEFLMIDPVFNDQINSYSINIEYQSAIINFKLKNKILYLQKISGDNVNIKHNQKMYQLITNFGNSIIMKFPKLVIFDCDGVISDTAYLHYWSWKEVANKKLNINLDESFLNKFRGLSRKDSLELILKSFISKREFSKKEKKEIIFEKNKVYLNHLKQKNNIKIYEGTIKFIKILKEQNILIAMASTSSNSKFILEQANIIELFDYLVNPKNILKHKPNPEIFLKAADYFRIDVKDCWGVEDAKIGIESIKSAKMFAIGVGEKEEVSQANIIFENVDKLNFEKILKEYNK